In Thioclava sp. GXIMD2076, one DNA window encodes the following:
- a CDS encoding phosphatase PAP2 family protein — translation MRIESYRGAGFWLLGAWAVAVCLFEAAPRLDLWVSGLFYTAGEGFTAGWLDAVLEFLRQRIWNLSVILALVSLVMVPVCAVLRKPVLRLGLRDWAWITLSYFLGSVILVNGLFKTYSGRARPASTVDFGGEHLFTPAWHFADQCSRNCSFVSGEGSAVVILSLAVWFVAKRWCGPRGQGWATGIAWALSVFVLAQRVVTGRHFLSDVTFAALISLTIAWALWGMLKLGTDYREGKAAADKTDSPAG, via the coding sequence ATGCGCATTGAATCCTATCGTGGAGCAGGGTTCTGGCTGTTGGGCGCATGGGCGGTGGCCGTCTGCCTCTTCGAGGCGGCGCCCCGGTTAGATCTCTGGGTGTCGGGCCTCTTCTACACGGCGGGGGAGGGGTTCACCGCCGGCTGGCTGGACGCCGTGCTCGAATTCCTGCGCCAACGCATCTGGAACCTGTCGGTGATCCTCGCGCTGGTCTCGCTGGTGATGGTTCCGGTCTGTGCGGTGCTGCGCAAGCCCGTCTTGCGGCTGGGTTTGCGGGATTGGGCGTGGATCACGCTGAGCTATTTCCTCGGCTCCGTCATTCTGGTGAACGGGCTTTTCAAGACCTATTCCGGCCGCGCTCGTCCCGCTAGCACTGTCGATTTCGGCGGCGAGCATCTCTTCACCCCCGCATGGCACTTTGCCGACCAGTGCTCGCGCAACTGCTCCTTTGTCTCGGGCGAGGGGTCGGCGGTCGTGATTCTGTCGCTGGCGGTCTGGTTTGTGGCCAAACGCTGGTGCGGGCCGCGCGGGCAGGGATGGGCGACCGGCATCGCGTGGGCCCTGTCGGTTTTCGTTCTGGCCCAGCGGGTCGTGACGGGGCGGCATTTCCTGTCGGATGTGACCTTTGCGGCCCTTATCTCGCTGACAATCGCATGGGCGCTCTGGGGCATGCTGAAGCTCGGCACGGACTATCGTGAAGGCAAGGCCGCAGCAGACAAAACGGACAGTCCCGCAGGGTAA
- the rpsL gene encoding 30S ribosomal protein S12, which translates to MPTIQQLIRKPRQPKVQRSKSQHLQQCPQKRGVCTRVYTTTPKKPNSAMRKVAKVRLTNGFEVISYIPGEKHNLQEHSVVLIRGGRVKDLPGVRYHILRGVLDTQGVKDRRQRRSKYGAKRPK; encoded by the coding sequence ATGCCGACAATCCAGCAGCTGATCCGCAAACCGCGTCAGCCGAAAGTGCAGCGCTCTAAGTCGCAGCACCTCCAGCAGTGCCCGCAAAAACGTGGCGTCTGCACGCGTGTGTACACCACCACGCCGAAGAAACCGAACTCCGCTATGCGTAAAGTCGCCAAAGTGCGTCTGACGAATGGCTTCGAGGTCATTTCCTACATCCCGGGCGAAAAGCACAACCTGCAAGAGCACTCTGTTGTTCTGATCCGCGGCGGCCGTGTGAAAGACCTTCCGGGTGTCCGTTACCACATCCTGCGCGGTGTGCTGGATACCCAAGGTGTTAAAGATCGTCGTCAACGTCGCTCCAAGTACGGCGCGAAGCGTCCAAAGTGA
- the rpsG gene encoding 30S ribosomal protein S7: MSRRHAAEKREVLPDAKFGDRVLTKFMNNLMIDGKKSTAERIVYSALDRVEGKLKREPIEVFHEALDNVKPAVEVRSRRVGGATYQVPVEVRPARREALAIRWLISAARGRNENTMEERLAGELLDAVNSRGSAVKKREDTHKMADANKAFSHYRW; this comes from the coding sequence ATGTCTCGTCGTCACGCCGCTGAGAAGCGCGAAGTTCTCCCGGACGCCAAGTTTGGTGACCGCGTTCTGACCAAGTTCATGAACAACCTGATGATCGACGGTAAGAAATCTACCGCCGAACGCATCGTTTATAGCGCGCTGGACCGCGTCGAGGGCAAGCTCAAGCGCGAGCCGATCGAAGTGTTCCACGAAGCCCTCGACAACGTGAAGCCGGCTGTTGAAGTCCGTTCGCGTCGTGTGGGTGGTGCAACCTACCAAGTTCCGGTCGAAGTTCGTCCGGCACGCCGCGAGGCGCTGGCAATCCGCTGGCTGATCTCGGCTGCACGTGGTCGTAACGAAAACACCATGGAAGAGCGCCTTGCAGGCGAGCTTCTGGATGCGGTGAATTCGCGCGGTTCTGCAGTTAAGAAACGTGAAGATACGCACAAGATGGCCGACGCGAACAAAGCGTTCAGCCATTATCGCTGGTAA
- the fusA gene encoding elongation factor G — protein sequence MARDYPLQRYRNFGIMAHIDAGKTTTTERILYYTGKSHKIGEVHDGAATMDWMEQEQERGITITSAATTTFWQRQEDPTAEGTSDTKYRFNIIDTPGHVDFTIEVERSLAVLDGAVCLLDANAGVEPQTETVWRQADRYKVPRIVFVNKMDKIGADYFNCVKMIKDRTGATPAPVCLPIGAEDKLEGIIDLIKMEEWVWKGEDLGASWAREPIRADLQDMADEWRANLVEIAVEQDDAAMEAYLEGNEPDEDTLRKLIRKGTLSLSFVPVFAGSAFKNKGVQPLLNAVIDFLPSPLDVPAYTGFAPDDETETRNIERHADDAEPFSGLAFKIMNDPFVGSLTFTRIYSGVLKKGDSVLNATKGKKERIGRMMMMHAINREEIEEAFAGDIIALAGLKETTTGDTLCDSSKPVVLETMTFPEPVIEIAVEPKSKADQEKMGIALARLAAEDPSFRVETNFESGQTIMKGMGELHLDILVDRMKREFKVEANIGAPQVAYRETISQAAEIDYTHKKQTGGTGQFARVKLAITPTEPGEGYSFESKIVGGAVPKEYIPGVEKGIQSVMDSGPLAGFPVIDFKVALLDGAFHDVDSSVLAFEIATRAAMREGLRKAGAKLLEPMMKVEVVTPEEYTGSIIGDLTSRRGMVQGQDTRGNANVINAFVPLANMFGYINNLRSMSSGRAVFTMIFAHYEAVPQNISDEIQKQYA from the coding sequence ATGGCACGCGACTATCCCCTTCAGCGGTACCGCAACTTCGGGATCATGGCCCACATCGACGCGGGCAAGACGACCACGACCGAGCGGATCCTCTACTACACCGGCAAGTCCCACAAAATCGGCGAAGTCCACGACGGCGCCGCAACCATGGACTGGATGGAGCAGGAGCAGGAACGCGGCATCACGATCACGTCTGCTGCGACCACGACTTTCTGGCAGCGTCAGGAAGATCCGACCGCAGAAGGCACCTCGGACACCAAGTACCGCTTCAACATCATCGACACCCCCGGCCACGTTGACTTCACTATCGAAGTCGAGCGTTCGCTGGCCGTGCTCGACGGCGCAGTCTGCCTTCTCGACGCCAACGCAGGCGTTGAACCGCAGACCGAAACCGTTTGGCGTCAGGCTGACCGCTACAAGGTTCCGCGGATCGTGTTCGTCAACAAGATGGACAAGATCGGCGCGGATTACTTCAACTGCGTCAAGATGATCAAGGACCGCACCGGCGCCACTCCGGCTCCCGTGTGTCTGCCGATCGGCGCAGAAGATAAACTTGAAGGCATCATCGACCTGATCAAGATGGAAGAATGGGTCTGGAAAGGTGAAGATCTCGGCGCAAGCTGGGCTCGTGAACCGATCCGTGCCGATCTTCAGGACATGGCAGACGAGTGGCGCGCCAACCTCGTCGAGATTGCTGTAGAGCAAGACGACGCGGCCATGGAAGCCTATCTCGAAGGCAACGAGCCCGACGAGGACACCCTGCGGAAACTGATCCGTAAGGGCACCCTGTCGCTCTCGTTCGTTCCGGTCTTCGCCGGTTCGGCCTTCAAGAACAAGGGCGTCCAACCGCTGCTGAACGCGGTTATCGACTTCCTTCCCTCGCCGCTCGACGTGCCCGCCTATACCGGCTTCGCACCCGACGACGAGACCGAAACGCGTAACATCGAACGTCACGCGGATGATGCAGAACCCTTCTCGGGTCTCGCGTTCAAGATCATGAACGACCCCTTCGTGGGCTCGCTGACCTTCACCCGTATCTATTCGGGCGTGTTGAAGAAGGGCGATTCCGTCCTGAACGCAACGAAGGGCAAGAAAGAGCGCATCGGTCGTATGATGATGATGCACGCGATCAACCGTGAAGAGATCGAAGAAGCGTTTGCAGGCGATATCATCGCGCTGGCCGGTCTGAAAGAGACCACCACCGGTGATACCCTCTGTGACAGCTCGAAGCCCGTCGTTCTCGAAACGATGACCTTCCCGGAGCCGGTGATCGAGATCGCCGTGGAGCCGAAGTCCAAAGCTGACCAAGAGAAAATGGGCATCGCCCTGGCTCGCCTGGCAGCAGAAGACCCGTCCTTCCGCGTCGAGACCAACTTCGAATCCGGTCAGACGATCATGAAGGGCATGGGCGAACTTCACCTCGACATCCTTGTTGACCGCATGAAGCGCGAATTCAAGGTTGAGGCGAATATCGGTGCTCCGCAGGTGGCTTACCGCGAGACAATCTCGCAAGCGGCAGAGATCGACTACACGCACAAGAAACAAACCGGTGGTACCGGTCAGTTCGCGCGCGTGAAACTGGCGATCACTCCGACCGAGCCGGGCGAAGGCTATTCGTTCGAATCGAAAATCGTCGGTGGTGCTGTTCCGAAGGAATACATCCCGGGCGTCGAGAAGGGCATCCAGTCGGTTATGGACTCCGGTCCGCTGGCAGGCTTCCCGGTTATCGACTTCAAGGTTGCTCTGCTTGACGGTGCCTTCCACGATGTCGACTCGAGCGTTCTCGCCTTCGAAATCGCAACCCGTGCCGCAATGCGCGAAGGTCTTCGTAAGGCCGGCGCAAAGCTGCTCGAGCCGATGATGAAAGTGGAAGTCGTGACGCCGGAAGAATACACCGGTTCGATCATCGGCGACCTGACCTCGCGTCGTGGTATGGTTCAAGGGCAAGACACCCGCGGCAACGCGAATGTCATCAACGCCTTCGTTCCGCTCGCCAACATGTTCGGCTACATCAACAACCTGCGTTCCATGTCTTCGGGCCGCGCAGTGTTCACGATGATCTTCGCGCATTACGAAGCCGTTCCGCAGAACATCTCGGACGAAATCCAGAAACAATACGCCTGA
- the tuf gene encoding elongation factor Tu — MAKAKFERNKPHVNIGTIGHVDHGKTTLTAAITKYFGDFKAYDQIDGAPEEKARGITISTAHVEYESENRHYAHVDCPGHADYVKNMITGAAQMDGAILVVNAADGPMPQTREHILLGRQVGIPTMVVYLNKVDQVDDEELLDLVEMEVRELLSSYDYPGDDIPIVKGSALAALEGRDPEIGENSIRALIAAVDDFIPTPARAVDQPFLMPIEDVFSISGRGTVVTGRVERGVINVGDELEIVGIRDTKKTTCTGVEMFRKLLDRGEAGDNIGALLRGIDREGVERGQVLCKPGSVKPHTKFEAEAYILTKEEGGRHTPFFANYRPQFYFRTTDVTGTVTLPEGTEMVMPGDNLKFEVELIAPIAMEDGLRFAIREGGRTVGAGVVSKILA; from the coding sequence ATGGCAAAGGCAAAGTTTGAACGTAACAAACCGCACGTTAACATCGGCACGATCGGCCACGTTGACCACGGCAAAACCACGCTGACCGCAGCAATCACCAAGTATTTCGGTGACTTCAAGGCCTACGACCAGATCGACGGCGCACCGGAAGAAAAAGCACGCGGCATCACCATCTCGACCGCACACGTCGAGTATGAGTCGGAAAACCGCCACTACGCGCACGTCGACTGCCCCGGCCACGCTGACTATGTTAAGAACATGATCACCGGTGCGGCACAGATGGACGGCGCGATCCTCGTTGTGAACGCAGCTGACGGCCCGATGCCGCAGACCCGCGAGCACATCCTGCTCGGCCGTCAGGTCGGCATCCCGACCATGGTTGTTTACCTGAACAAGGTTGACCAGGTTGACGACGAAGAGCTGCTGGATCTGGTCGAGATGGAAGTCCGCGAGCTTCTGTCGTCCTACGACTACCCCGGCGACGATATTCCGATCGTCAAAGGTTCGGCACTTGCAGCCCTCGAAGGCCGCGATCCGGAAATCGGCGAGAACTCGATCCGCGCGCTCATCGCAGCCGTTGACGACTTCATCCCGACCCCGGCACGTGCTGTTGACCAGCCCTTCCTGATGCCGATCGAAGACGTGTTCTCGATCTCGGGCCGTGGTACCGTTGTGACCGGTCGTGTCGAGCGCGGCGTGATCAACGTTGGCGACGAACTCGAAATCGTCGGTATCCGCGACACCAAGAAAACGACCTGCACCGGTGTGGAAATGTTCCGCAAGCTGCTGGATCGTGGTGAAGCAGGCGACAACATCGGCGCCCTGCTGCGCGGTATCGACCGTGAAGGCGTTGAGCGTGGTCAGGTTCTGTGCAAGCCGGGTTCGGTCAAGCCGCACACCAAGTTCGAAGCAGAAGCCTATATCCTCACCAAAGAGGAAGGTGGCCGTCACACGCCGTTCTTCGCGAACTACCGTCCGCAGTTCTACTTCCGTACCACGGACGTCACCGGGACCGTTACGCTGCCGGAAGGCACCGAGATGGTTATGCCGGGCGACAACCTGAAGTTCGAAGTCGAACTGATCGCTCCGATCGCCATGGAAGATGGTCTGCGCTTCGCAATCCGCGAAGGCGGCCGTACCGTTGGTGCAGGCGTTGTGTCGAAAATCCTCGCATAA
- a CDS encoding zinc transporter ZntB — protein sequence MTTSPIKLSHILTGHPSANDLLHADEAHIVAALRDDRLAWVHLDGTHPEAQSWIRQELDYLEPQAVEALLDRDTRPRTTVIGEGMLIILRGINFNEGEDREDMVSLRIYADSKRIVTIARKRVRAIERMDDAIRSGQVPENAGLFVVRLTEDIVGRIGAFQSELDEHAEALEDKVYGQGGDHLRRDVLDLRLQVIAVRRYLGPQREALLKASQAQCALVTEEVRRELEEEAVKMTRISEDMDELRDQAQVLREELSTQLSDRVNRNTFVLSVVSVIFLPLGFLTGLFGVNIGGMPGLNSDNAFMWLCFWCVGLVMVQLLFMWRLLTMGRQ from the coding sequence ATGACAACCAGCCCGATCAAGCTTTCGCATATCCTGACAGGCCATCCCTCCGCGAATGACCTCCTGCATGCCGACGAGGCCCATATCGTTGCAGCGCTGCGCGATGACCGGCTGGCCTGGGTCCATCTGGATGGCACCCATCCCGAGGCGCAGAGCTGGATCCGGCAGGAGCTGGATTATCTTGAACCGCAGGCTGTCGAAGCACTGCTGGACCGCGATACCCGTCCGCGAACGACGGTTATCGGAGAGGGGATGCTGATCATCCTGCGGGGGATCAATTTCAACGAGGGTGAGGATCGCGAGGATATGGTGTCCCTTCGCATCTATGCGGATAGCAAGCGGATCGTAACGATTGCGCGCAAGCGGGTGCGGGCGATCGAGCGTATGGACGACGCGATCCGGTCGGGACAAGTGCCGGAGAATGCCGGGCTCTTCGTCGTGCGGCTGACGGAGGATATCGTTGGCCGTATCGGCGCCTTCCAAAGCGAGCTCGACGAGCATGCCGAAGCTCTCGAGGATAAGGTCTACGGGCAGGGTGGGGACCATCTGCGCCGCGATGTGCTGGATCTGCGGCTTCAGGTCATCGCTGTGCGACGCTATCTGGGGCCGCAACGCGAGGCGCTACTGAAGGCCTCCCAAGCGCAATGTGCTTTGGTAACCGAAGAGGTCCGGCGCGAGCTGGAAGAGGAAGCAGTGAAAATGACCCGAATCTCGGAGGACATGGACGAGCTGCGTGATCAAGCGCAGGTGCTGCGCGAGGAGTTGTCGACCCAGCTTTCGGACCGCGTGAACCGTAATACTTTTGTCCTATCGGTGGTCTCGGTAATCTTCCTGCCGCTGGGCTTCCTGACGGGACTCTTCGGGGTCAATATCGGGGGCATGCCGGGACTGAACAGCGACAACGCCTTTATGTGGCTCTGTTTCTGGTGCGTCGGGCTGGTCATGGTGCAGCTTTTGTTCATGTGGCGGCTGCTGACGATGGGGCGCCAATAA
- a CDS encoding type 1 glutamine amidotransferase domain-containing protein, producing the protein MPKITDSKILIIATDGFEKTELTVPRDKLREAGATVDIASLDGAPIRSWDETDWGEMAQAELRISDANVDDYDAIILPGGQINPDVLRTKPEAVDLVRDFYNAKKIVAAICHGPWMLVEAGVVKDRKLTSYPSIRTDILNAGGHWEDKEVVNDQALITSRNPGDLDAFVNKIIEEVEEGRHTQRSKAA; encoded by the coding sequence ATGCCGAAGATTACCGACAGCAAGATCCTGATTATTGCCACCGATGGCTTCGAGAAGACCGAGCTGACCGTTCCGCGCGACAAGCTGCGCGAGGCGGGAGCGACAGTCGATATCGCCTCGCTCGATGGTGCCCCGATCCGCAGCTGGGACGAAACTGACTGGGGCGAGATGGCGCAGGCCGAGCTTAGGATTTCCGATGCCAATGTCGACGACTATGACGCCATCATCCTGCCGGGCGGCCAGATCAACCCCGACGTTCTGCGCACGAAACCCGAGGCCGTCGATCTGGTGCGGGACTTCTACAACGCCAAGAAAATCGTCGCCGCGATCTGCCATGGGCCTTGGATGCTGGTTGAAGCCGGTGTTGTGAAAGACCGCAAACTGACCTCCTACCCCTCGATCAGGACCGATATCCTGAATGCTGGTGGTCACTGGGAGGACAAAGAAGTGGTCAATGATCAGGCACTGATCACCTCGCGCAATCCCGGCGATCTTGACGCTTTTGTCAACAAGATCATCGAGGAGGTTGAGGAGGGCCGCCACACCCAGCGCAGCAAAGCCGCCTGA
- the rpsJ gene encoding 30S ribosomal protein S10 produces the protein MNGQNIRIRLKAFDYRVLDASTQEIVNTAKRTGAQVRGPIPLPNKVEKFTVLRGPHIDKKSRDQWEIRTHKRMLDIVDPTPQTVDALMKLDLAAGVDVEIKV, from the coding sequence ATGAACGGTCAAAACATCCGCATCCGGCTGAAGGCGTTCGATTACCGCGTACTGGATGCCAGCACGCAGGAAATCGTTAACACCGCCAAGCGCACGGGTGCACAGGTTCGCGGCCCCATCCCGCTGCCGAACAAAGTTGAGAAATTCACGGTTCTCCGTGGTCCGCACATCGACAAGAAGTCGCGCGACCAGTGGGAAATCCGTACGCATAAGCGTATGCTCGACATCGTCGACCCGACCCCGCAAACCGTTGACGCGCTGATGAAGCTCGACCTCGCCGCCGGCGTTGACGTCGAGATCAAGGTATAA
- the rplC gene encoding 50S ribosomal protein L3 translates to MRTGVIAKKLGMTRLFLEDGKQVPVTVLQLDNLQVVAQRTTDRDGYVAVQLGAGDAKAKRVSAAVRGHFAKASVAPKRKVAEFRVSEENLIEVGSEIAASHYNEGQFVDIAGTSIGKGFAGAMKRHNFGGLRASHGVSISHRSHGSTGQCQDPGKVFKGKKMAGHLGAVRVTTQNLQVVRTDSERGLILVKGSVPGSKGGWVTIKDAVKKPLPENVPMPAALKGAAAPAEEAQAEGGEA, encoded by the coding sequence ATGCGGACTGGTGTTATCGCCAAGAAGCTGGGCATGACCCGGCTTTTCCTTGAAGACGGCAAGCAGGTTCCTGTTACCGTTCTTCAACTCGACAACCTGCAAGTCGTTGCCCAACGTACCACCGATCGCGATGGTTACGTTGCTGTGCAGCTGGGTGCAGGCGACGCAAAAGCCAAGCGCGTAAGCGCGGCTGTGCGTGGTCACTTCGCGAAAGCTTCCGTTGCGCCCAAGCGCAAGGTTGCCGAATTCCGCGTATCCGAAGAAAACCTGATCGAAGTCGGTTCGGAAATCGCAGCAAGCCACTACAATGAAGGCCAGTTCGTGGACATCGCGGGCACCTCCATCGGTAAAGGTTTTGCTGGTGCGATGAAGCGCCACAACTTCGGCGGTCTGCGTGCATCGCACGGTGTGTCGATCTCGCACCGTTCGCACGGTTCGACCGGTCAGTGTCAGGATCCGGGCAAGGTCTTCAAAGGCAAAAAGATGGCTGGCCATCTTGGTGCCGTGCGTGTGACCACCCAGAACCTGCAAGTCGTTCGCACCGATTCCGAGCGCGGTCTGATCCTGGTAAAGGGTTCGGTTCCGGGTTCCAAAGGCGGTTGGGTCACGATCAAGGATGCGGTCAAGAAACCGCTCCCCGAGAACGTTCCGATGCCGGCGGCTCTGAAAGGCGCGGCTGCTCCTGCCGAGGAAGCTCAGGCAGAAGGGGGTGAAGCATGA
- the rplD gene encoding 50S ribosomal protein L4, whose protein sequence is MKLDVIKLDAGKAGDIDLADDIFGLEPRADILHRVVRWQRARAQAGTHSTLGKSDVSYSTKKIYRQKGTGGARHGSKKAPIFRHGGVYKGPTPRSHAHDLTKKFRALGLKHALSSKAATGNLVVLEDINLGESKTKALAKAAKELGWKKVLIIDGADVNDNFAKAARNIEGIDVLPSMGANVYDILKRETLVLTKAGVEALEARLK, encoded by the coding sequence ATGAAACTTGATGTGATCAAGCTCGACGCTGGCAAAGCTGGCGATATCGATCTGGCTGACGACATCTTCGGTCTCGAGCCGCGTGCAGACATTCTGCACCGCGTTGTTCGCTGGCAGCGTGCGCGTGCACAAGCCGGCACGCACTCGACGCTGGGCAAGTCGGACGTGTCCTACTCGACCAAGAAGATCTACCGCCAAAAAGGCACCGGTGGCGCACGTCACGGTTCCAAGAAGGCTCCGATCTTCCGTCACGGTGGTGTGTACAAGGGTCCGACCCCGCGTTCGCACGCCCACGATCTGACGAAGAAGTTCCGTGCACTGGGTCTGAAGCATGCTCTGTCGTCCAAAGCGGCAACCGGCAATCTGGTGGTTCTCGAGGACATCAACCTCGGCGAATCGAAAACCAAAGCGCTGGCCAAAGCGGCTAAGGAACTGGGCTGGAAAAAGGTCCTGATCATCGACGGTGCAGACGTGAACGACAACTTCGCGAAAGCAGCTCGCAACATCGAAGGTATCGATGTTCTGCCGTCGATGGGCGCCAACGTTTATGACATCCTCAAGCGTGAGACCCTGGTCCTCACCAAAGCGGGCGTCGAAGCACTGGAGGCTCGCCTGAAATGA
- a CDS encoding 50S ribosomal protein L23, producing the protein MSAKPEHYDVIVKPIITEKATLASENGAVVFEVSKDSSKPEIKAAVETLFNVKVKAVNTTITKGKTKRFRGIAGKRSDVKKAYVTLEEGNTIDVTTGL; encoded by the coding sequence ATGAGCGCGAAACCCGAACATTACGACGTAATCGTCAAGCCGATCATCACCGAAAAAGCGACGCTCGCGTCGGAAAACGGTGCCGTGGTTTTCGAAGTGTCGAAAGACTCCTCGAAGCCCGAGATCAAAGCAGCGGTTGAAACCCTCTTCAACGTCAAGGTGAAAGCCGTCAACACGACGATCACCAAAGGCAAGACCAAGCGTTTCCGCGGCATCGCGGGCAAGCGCTCGGACGTGAAGAAGGCCTATGTGACCCTCGAAGAGGGCAACACGATCGACGTGACCACCGGTCTGTGA